DNA from Solanum stenotomum isolate F172 chromosome 3, ASM1918654v1, whole genome shotgun sequence:
CCCACTAAAACGTAGCTAATAGTGTCATCAATGCTATTAAAAGATAAGTACTGCAGTGAGTTGAGAAGAAGGTCCCCCTTACATGCTATGCTTGTGAAGAACTCTGTTTATATGGCTCTGAAGAAGTGGTGTCACCTCGTGCATCAGTACCTGGCATATCTGAAGTAGGAGGCAGAAGTGTAGCATTAATCGGGAAAGTAGTGCCCAACACATCGGGAGGAGGAAGAGATGACTTTGCAGGACACACTCTACTATGACAATCGTGAAAGTCTCCAAATGGGATCTCTCTCCAATTTAGCATTAATTATCGACTCCTCAATAATATGCAGCTCAGCGAAGGCCTCCATACTAACTTGCTCATCATCCCTCATAAACTCATCCTCATCCTTCTCAGCTGTTGAATCAGAATCTACCTCAACATCTATTTGGTGAGACTTATCATCTACCAGTTGCTCAGTTATCCCATAAGGTCCATCTCCTGGAGTTAAAGTTTAAGTTCGACAGAAAAGAACTTTAACCTCAAACCATTGTAAGTGAGGGTCAATGTTAGCAACATTCTAAGGCTGAGAAGACGTGAGTGAAAGTTGTTTAATTAGACTGAAAAATGTCAGATGAAATTAACTCACaatgattttataaagattgaatTGCCTGAAACGCAATTATGGAAGAACACTAAAACTAACGTTATTGTGAACACAATCCTAGTTTCTCTTAATCAACTCTACAACGAAGTAGTCTGTTACTCATTATTCTAGATTTTGATTGAAAGTTCTGGTAATTATAACACCTCAAGCACACCCAATTTACTTTCCGTTATTATTTGTTTAGGAGATAATAACGACATTCGAATAAACGCGACTGTGAAACCTTATATGTAAGAAAATTCTCTGTGGGTTCGACCTCAGGTCTAGTTGAGTTTTGTAAATTGACATCGACCATTTACACTTCTTATTTGAGGTGTAAATTTGGACGTATCAAGGATGgaatccaatatctccaaagcctacacgtatagaaaatgtagaaagatgGGGCTAGAACAAAAAGTACCAAGTATGGTAGCCATGCCCAAAAACCttaaaaaatgcataaaaagggacatttcatttgaaatcatgctatataccatttttgaacatcatctttgaaatagttggagaatgcaaCCCATAAGGCAACTCACATTCATTTCATCATAACATGAGagatatcattataataacaagcACAATATCTAACATCAAAACAATACATATCCCAATCTTCACAATACATAGCCTCCACTCATAAGATGATACAAAGTCAaataccaagatcatctcatcataaAGTAATCATCATATAAACAACTCCTAAGAAACATTTGTACAATGTagggttggcatcccataataccaaccctactaagtactcctttgaagctaCTTTAGTCATTCATTTCATCCTTAGACCTCATCATAAGCAATAGCcataaataaggaaatagtcatgtgcattacttgaattataaggaaagtcattcataacaACAATCTATTCAACATGCATTCAAATCTCATCATAATATAAAGGAATCATCCCATCacatcctactaagtctacttgtgcaatttggatgtgaagtcccatacccccactccttcTAAGTAAAACTCaccaagaagtcatagtatacTTCATGTAACATTCATTATCTTTATTATATAGGTAAAAGTAGccataactgacatagaccatatgaactacatggaatctggtgtcgtGTAatcccacaccgaaagaaggtttcctacttgcctaaggtagaactaaatgtgTTACCttttaagtggatccactagctaagtcctatgtgggcacatagttatgggataggtaGATTGCTTCTAAAACCCGCCGTATTGCATTGGCGgaggggcttccatctcataagTATACTTTAGATGACCCAACCTCTTGCATTGGCGGAAGGGCCTTTACCTCattttccatatccactcggtgctaagcattatttcctaaattatacatatttagTCTTGAATTGTACTTACATGTTTGAAGGAATACTTTgcccttcattcaatacaaccCATAGAATAGCTCATAGATCAGTAAAGTaagaatgtactttcaaccttagaatcaacatTATTATCTGAGAATAACTTTCACACCAAGATCATGTGTTCTCATGATAATGGAATTTCAATAAACACAATAGGATCATCATGGTCacgtacatttcatgcataataatgtgtaaatgtgcatatgagaactatactTCCAATTAACACAATTGATACATCATAATCATCTTTATACATGGAGTGTGTGTATAATTTTCCTTgcaatgacacaacaacaacattatcatcataaacacttccctctcaaagtgttcataagtaTGTACATGATATCACAATAATGCATCattcacatatattgcattcAAGGATCATACACCATGTAAATCAACAGATCTAACATTTATCAGAATAGACATGCATATAATCATAACTCAAATAGTTCATTCATTTGCATGTATAAGCTCATATACTCACATtgtaggtcatgtgggtaaagtccttccacaatagtaccatatacaattcaacatgcaCAATGGCTTTCTTCCTAAAGCCTCGATATTAATAGTTCATTCCTTTTAGCCTTTATCTTTAAAGACCTAGGAGTCATCTTCATATTATGAGCATTACTATTAAGAAATACCTCACAGGGTCATCATGTAAACCTAACTCTAAAGGTAGACTaatcacatgcttcattcttattTAATCATAGTCATATGGCATCAAGTAAACTAAATCTCAATACTACTTCAACCATGATTCATCATGTAAGACCTAATCAAGTTCATTCATGTCTACAAGATTCACTCATAAGCAATTCATGAttaggtgatctaatctaaggaaattcatcaattttagaAGGTCATATCCAAATcctcaatttgcctctttcatgacatAACCCTAGGCTACatcaatttcaccttagaatcttaggttaatcaagaatacatgcAGATTTACactaatataaagtaattacatcataatcaACCAACATTCCATAAATTGAATCAACTTCCAACAACATTGATAATGTGGAGGAGAGCCATAGCAAGGATTGGGGaaaactcatggattctttTGGAATTCAAGTTAAACTCATCTAAAGTCAGTAGTATCATCAATAACAAACACGATTCaatctttaaaaataactttgaaaggatccatggggttgagttgaaTCCCTAGCTAATTGAGTTTTCTAGAATTGAGTTAAGAGCTTTTGAAAGAGATCCTTGGGTGGTAGCTTCCCAAGGATGAAGAACTTCCATATCTTAGATGTAGAATCCTTCCAAATTCGTATTGAAAAGCTCCTTCCTTCAAGATTTCCTTGATCTGTTTCTTTGTTCTTTAATGGAGGTTCTAGAGAGAAAATACTTGGAGAGAAGAgtagttgggttttgatttggggtcttgggCTATAATGAtttaatgacttagtttaggtttTTATTAGCTTATATAGGtgattaattaactaactaaccgacctCCATTAACCCTAATTAATTACCTAATTAATTCCCAAACACCTAACTAAGactaaaaatgtcaaaatgtggcagcacctacacccacccatccacggaccatggaTGGGACTACTGGCCGTCATTTGGTCTCGTGGTTAGGGACTGAGGCTTGAAGTTGTGGGCCTCAACAGTCGTTTACCTACGCCCATGACCTATGGGGCATGGTTTGGTCTACTGGCAGTGGTTGGCCATCCATGGTTCaccaaaattttccagatttagGGACTgctttggggtcctcctcaaggaccccttgggtggtccttggggagtcatacCCAAACGTTTAGCCCCTAAAACCCCTATTATAAGTATGGGAAccattttttcaagttttaaccCTCACAcgacactccaaaactcttacCAAAGGCTCTACAACTAACTAGTTCAACTCACTAaattacggggtgttacatcggCGGTCATCATGCTTGTTTTCCCTCTTCTCATTTTCAGCATGTGTTGTCCTTGTTGCCCATTTTCATCCTAGCTTtcttcctcaatccatatatttgaaaatcaatggttttacatcagttattggcagaAATTAAGCATTTGTGGACACTAATTCTATACgtacaaagccctaaatgagtccaaatttcagactcatcaacacccccaacttaaacttttgcttgtcctcaagtaaaactcaagttcaacagttcaagaaggatgtctcaaacagtacTAAAAAAGACTCAattatgaatgcacacaacaagacttaaCTTACTCATGTAAGGATCAATTTTACActaaaagattcaagttgtgactcagtATTATcaaaagattctcaagttcacaatacttgcttcaaatgcaagttcaagctcaacaaaggaactcaaatgccctcacaacaaagatgattccatattcacacacgaTTGTTCAACAAGTTATAAGTCTAGAATCACATACAATTCTCACACTCACAaggatgaacacatgcatgacttcacccataggtttacccttATTTTCCACTCAGCATtcgcttcagctcactcaagatcaaaaaggtcatttcgaggcttgtaacggggttgagtgtaacagtatggtcatttaggctcagtagttgctatcctcatgaaacgtgatatgaacatcactttccttccatttcttcaacattttcactcatgctcaaaattcaccccattattcatttCTCATGGAATACCTGATTAACGTATCAGGGAAACTTCATCCAATTCGAAGTGTCAATGATCGCTAGTCATTATAATAATCCAACTAAATTAGTTGTggtcgaatcccacatggagttgttcatgtttaagattcaagagtaaagtactaatattttcaagtcaaTCATAAGAATATACATTATCGAAGGAAAACATAATGTAAATCATGGGgggttgacacgaatgtcaaataaccGGGGGTTTTGATTgcaactatcagctacaacaacaacaaataacacaaatttaacaataatgagatgggttcttgggatgtgatttgattataggctaatgtagacaaatgggtaattgcaattgtTCGTAAATATCTATAAATCAGTGAGTAAGGTAGACTCACTACTACAAAACAGGGTTATAGTGGCAattatttagcggcaattaattatttgttgctaattaattttttaagctGAGATATTAGTGGCTAATGAACTATATCTactaaaagatatatttttagtgacaaataaaatttatttgctACTAAAAGTTATTAATAGAATTCAACTTTCACACTTTTTTCCCTCTAAAATTTTCTAGTACAAATTAACTATTCCCTccaattattaataataaactgtaaaattaaaatgttaatagAAAAAACCCTATTCCCTCTTTAGTTGACTGCCTAGTATATCGATCTGCAACTCTGCCCTATTCACGATTGCGTTTCATGAGCTCTGCCATATTCTCCATCTTCACAGGTAATCCAAGTTTTAATTTGATAGAAATTTTTAGTTTCAGATTCTTCATATACATCATTCTAAGCAATTAATCCAAAAATTAATGGTACAATATCATGTTCTTGTTGAAATGAAATCGTATCACATAGTAGTTGTTAGAATATTTAGGTCAAGTTTTGTAAGAAAAATTGAATAAGAATTGATTTTGGGATTCATGTAAAGTTTGTACGTTTCCCAATTCtattttgtatttcatttttctGTAGGTTTTGACAGAATAAGAATTGATTTCGGGATTCATGTGAAGTTTGAAGGTTTCTCAATTCTGTtatgtattttgttttttggtAGGTTTTGACAGAATTGATTGTATCCTACACTTTGGTGTCTTCATCGGATAAACGTTCTACTCCCTAGGTACTCAAACAATTGAGGTGATttctaattttgtaaatataatttttttaaatttagaacGTGTGTTGTGTGATATCTGTCTACTATTAATTTGTTGGGCAATTGATTGATTTGTTTGCAATGGTGTTTGTTAATGTATTCAATTCTCGTGACTgtttgtttgaatctcaaataGAACACCAAACTATTTAAAAAGTTTTGTAGTCTGTTGATGTGTATGTTCCAGTTAAGGATGTTATTAAATTGGAACTAGATTTCTTCTCGATTTTGGGagtaaattgaaaaagaatgcTTGATTCTTCAGATTGTTTCTCTAAGGTTAGAAACTAAGAACTTTTCCTTGTTTTCCTGTAGAAGAACTAGAAACCAAGGCGAATTGATGAAACTTCATTACTTAGTCTGTGATAGTACTCTTTTACAATAATATGATTTGCACAATTGGTAATTTGAAAAATACACTGTTCATTCctaaatttttttagtagtaGTCATAAAGTAAATATGAGACGAAATTTATTACATAAGtaacattcttcttcttctcttcttctcttattCTTTTCTATGTTTCTCTACTGCGAGCTTACTTGCTACAATTGTTTTCTCAATTTGCAGTGTACAATTTTTATGAACTACTTCTTGTTGTGTGAGTGCTATATTAGCTAGTAGATCTGCTACCGCATTAGCTTCTCTAAAAACATGGTGAATAGTAGCTCCTGTGTATTTCATTTCTTGTTGTATCTCCTATGTCATCTCTGCTAATTTCCAAGGGCAATCCCAAATTTCCTTCAACATCTTAGTTAGACTAAAAGTATCAGTGTCTAAAATAATGTTGTTCCACTTTCTTTGTCTGCAACAAAGCATCGCTTTGAAAATTGATGTTGTTTCAGCCACCATATTGGTTATAAAACCAAGTGGCTAGGCTTCAGATTACATTAAATCTCCATGGCAGTCTCTAATGCAGAACCCATAAGAGCTTTCACCCGGATTTCCCCTACTAGCTCCATCTGTATTGCAGTTTATCCTCCCTGCAGTAGGTTCCTTCTATTTGATTTCATGGTAGAAAACTTTAGATTTGTAGCTTTCTAGAAAGATTACAAAACTATTCCAATCCTTTGGATTGTCATATAGCCATGGGTACTTCACTTTGATCACATGTTGAATGGTGGTTTGAACTTGCTGGATCATTCTTCCTAAGTGATATCTTTGTCATGTCTTCTTAAGTTCCTCATCTTCCATAATTCCCACATGATAACTGCAGGTACAGCCCTGTATGTTGTTTTCAACTTTGCATTCCCTTTCATCTTCCAAGATTTTATAATCAGTTGTTGAATATGCAACCCTTCAATCTTGATGATACTTGCACAAGCAACAAAATTCTGCCACTATTAAACTGTTTTAGTTTTTCTCTTGTGCAGTATTATTTAAAGCGACTGCTTCATCTCTTAAAGATTACCCCATTGATATACTATCTCTATTTCACTGCTTTATTTTTGTACAGTTATATCACTGCTTGTAATATCATGAAAATTGTAGCGTAACAAGAAATACTTATAGCATTTTGTATAGCCCAACTAAACTCAAAAAATCAGCCCATAGATATTCAAGACACGCTTAGGTATCTTAGAACTTGAGACCAAACAATAGGAGTAAATCAACACTTAATGAAAATGTTCTTAATTATACATAACACACCATCACGTCACTTTGTAGTCCTTATTTCAGCTGCTTACGTAAGCCTTAAGTGTATTGTAATCAGAAGCTTTGAATACTTGAACAGTCAGAAGTTTAAATTTGTAAGTAGGAACTACAAAATCATATGTAGTTTCTGtaatttctccttttatatGAATATCATGAACAAACTTTCTTAGAATATTCTTAACTATGCAAGCTGCACCTTAATGGTTTCATTCTAACTATAAATTGTAGATACAATCTACTAGTATGATAATTAGGATTTCAACTTAACTAGAACTTcttatagaatttttttatagaataaCTAACTTCAGCAGACCATCCCATAGACGTTTTGCATACCCTTAGGCATCATAGAAGTTGAGACCAAATGATAGAAGTAAATTGTAACTTTCAGGAAAGGTGCTCAATTTTATCAGGTTACTACTACATAACATAAAATCAGGTCAGTTTGTAAACCCCACTTTAGCCATCTACGTAAGTGTATTACAATCAGAATCTCAAAATACTTAAACTATTAAATGCTTAAATCTGAAAGTAGGAGCTCTTACAAAACTGCATGTAGGTTCTTCAATTTCTTCTCGAACATGAATATTTTGAGCAATCCTTCTTAGAATAGTCTGTACTTTACGTGATTTAACTTGATGGTTCATTTCTAACAATAAATGGTAGACACAATCTATTAGTAATATAATTGAGATTATCGCTTTTTGTAACCCCCAACTAATCTTATCAAACATGCCCATAGACATTTGGGAAACCCTTAGgcattttagaaaattaaatacaaaTGATACTATTAAATTGACACTTAAAGAAAAGGTTCTAAAATGATTCTTTCTACATAACACATAAGTTGGTCAGTTAGTGCCCCCCATTTAAGTCGTCTAGGTAATCCTTAAGTGTATTGCTAACCTCGGCATATAAGCCAGTTAGGACATCTAAGATTATTATAGACAAGTTTCCTCCTTGAATATAATTAGTACCAATTTTCtgtttgataattttaattgttaaaaTGACATCTTGTGAGTTATGCAATTACATATTAAtaaatttcaccattttttacCAAGATATCTTTAGTTCTTACAGTAATTGTGGAAAGAAAGAATAACTTCAACTTTATggacaattttaaaaataaaaagtggaTGTATTGTGACAGAGTTGGTAAAGAATACATGAATGGAGTCAAAGATTTTATAAATCAtgttttttctgaaaaataagaTGGAGACATAATTGCATGTCCCTGTACAAAATGTGTGCTTTTTCATCAAGTAAATTGGGATACAACTTATGATCATCTTGTAGTTAATGGTATTTTGACatattatgatacttgtttTTGTCACAGAGAGTCTCTAAATAGATCACACAATACTCAAGTAACTAGTTGCAATCAGTCAACTTTAGGAGGTGATGATATAATAGGAATGATACATGATGCCTTTGGAGGTTGTACACAATCTATCGATATTGATGTTAATGAAAGGGTTGATATGGAGCCAAACCTACAGGAAAATGCTACTCATACATTTGGAAATAAATTCCATCAAGAGGTTGATAAATTTGAACAACTCATGAAGGAGCGAAATGAAGAACTATATCCTGGATGTAAGAAATTTAGCAAATTGTCCTTTTTTCTACATATCTATCGTACAAAATTCATGCACAAATGGTCAAATGAATCATTTGATTCTTTGCTTGGACTATTGAAGGATGTGTTGCCAGAAGGGAAAGCATTACCTCCTTCTTTCTATGAGACCACAAACATAGTTGACAGTTTGGGCTTAATGTGTGAAAAGATTCATGCTTGTCCTAATGATTGTATGATTTTTAGAAAAGAATTTGCCAGTAAGGATATCAATGAATGCAAAATTTGTGGTGCTTCTAGATGGAAAAATAAGGCAAAGAAAATTCCAGCCAAGGTCCTAAGGTATTTTcctttaaaactaagactagaAAGATTATTTATGTCTTCAAAAACTTCCAAGACAATGCTGTGGCATCATGAAGAGAGAAACAAAGATGGGGTTCTATGACATCCCATTTTTTCCGAAGCTTGGAAAAGTTTTGATAGTAAGTATCCTGAATTTGCTGGAGATCTTCGCAATGTTCGTTTAGAATTACCTTCTGATGTGTTTAATCCATTTGGCACTATGCGAACTGTTCATAGTAATTGGCCAGTGATTTTAATGTCGTATAACCTTCCACCAAGGATGTGCATGAAAGAAGAGTTCTTTATTTTATCCTTACTTTCCCTCTACCAAAATCACCTGGAAATAATATTGATGTCTTTTTGTAACCATTTATAGAGGAGTTAAATGAATTACAGAGTGTCGGGGAAGAAACATACGATGCATCTACAAAGGATACATTTCAAATGAGAGCAACTCTCATGTGGACTATAAGTGATTTTCTAGCATATGGTACTCTTTCTGGATGGAGCACTTCCTGTCGGTTTGTATGCCCTTCTTACAACATACACACTCAATTTAAATGGCACAAACATGACAAGAAATATTGCTTTATCGGACATCGACGTTTCTTAAAGTCTGGACAcaaatatagaaatacaaaatcATTTGATGGgaataaagaaagaagagatGTACATTGCGCAATATCTTGGTCACAAGTGCTGGATCAAGTTAAAGATATAAAGTTTACTCTAGGCAAGTCAAGTGAAGAGGTAAGTGGGGTGATGAAAAATACATGGAAAAAGAGGAGCCTATTTTTCGATATTCCTTATTGGGAGTATAACTTGGTGCGCCATAAACTTGTTGTAATGCATATGGAGAAAAATGTTTGTGATAACATAATATATACACTATTGGGTCTGGGTAAAAAGTCAAAAAACAATATAGAAGCACGATTGGACTTGAAGGAGATAAAAATAAGACCAAGCTTATGGCCGCAATATCGAGCTAGTGGGAGAGCATATCTTCCTCCTACTTATTTCACCATGCCTTCAAATGAAAAAGAGATGTTTTATGAAGTACTACAAAATGCCAAATTTCCACATGGCTATGCCTCTAATATCGCACAGTGGATTCGCAAGCGAAAGATATCTGGACTAAAAACTCATGATTGTCATGTTATAATGCAAGAACTTCTTCCTCTTGCCTTGCGGAGATCAATAGATGATACAGTTAAATCTATTTTAATTGAACTATGAACATTCTTTCGTGTTTTATGTAGCAAAGGTCTAAAACTAGAGAGTTAAAattacaagaagaaaaaattccagAAACATTGTCCACTATGGAGAAACTCTTTCCCCCCAGGATTCTTTACTGTTATGGTACACTGGGTTACTCACTTGGCAACTGATGCTAAACTTGCCGGTCCAATACATTATCGCTGGATGTACACAATTGAGAGGC
Protein-coding regions in this window:
- the LOC125859012 gene encoding uncharacterized protein LOC125859012, whose protein sequence is MIHDAFGGCTQSIDIDVNERVDMEPNLQENATHTFGNKFHQEVDKFEQLMKERNEELYPGCKKFSKLSFFLHIYRTKFMHKWSNESFDSLLGLLKDVLPEGKALPPSFYETTNIVDSLGLMCEKIHACPNDCMIFRKEFASKDINECKICGASRWKNKAKKIPAKVLSFDSKYPEFAGDLRNVRLELPSDVFNPFGTMRTVHKELNELQSVGEETYDASTKDTFQMRATLMWTISDFLAYGTLSGWSTSCRFVCPSYNIHTQFKWHKHDKKYCFIGHRRFLKSGHKYRNTKSFDGNKERRDVHCAISWSQVLDQVKDIKFTLGKSSEEVSGVMKNTWKKRSLFFDIPYWEYNLVRHKLVVMHMEKNVCDNIIYTLLGLGKKSKNNIEARLDLKEIKIRPSLWPQYRASGRAYLPPTYFTMPSNEKEMFYEVLQNAKFPHGYASNIAQWIRKRKISGLKTHDCHVIMQELLPLALRRSIDDTVKSILIEL